From the genome of Acidobacteriota bacterium, one region includes:
- the glmU gene encoding bifunctional UDP-N-acetylglucosamine diphosphorylase/glucosamine-1-phosphate N-acetyltransferase GlmU has protein sequence MSEVFGVLILAAGKGTRMKSDLPKVLHPVREVPMLGWVLDTADSLGPAWTITVIGAGAEKVQDRFRNRGRFVLQEPQLGSGHAVMQAVPLLEGEAGDVLVLMGDVPLLRRQTLEALLSEHRASGAACTVLTAVPPEPGAYGRVIRDDYGNVRAIREARDANEAERSVREINTGIYAFAVTPLCRHIRQLKADNAQGEYYLTDLVEIFHAVGLKVRAFQVGDHREVAGINHRGDLADAERELGRRINREWMLAGVTMLDPERTDIGPAVRLEPEVVLHPGVTLRGATTVARGCEILPGSWLENTVLEADVRVEFSVVRDSVIRARTTVGPFAHLRGGAVIGPSNRIGNFVEIKKTTTGAGTKASHLTYLGDATVGAEVNVGAGTITCNYDGVRKNPTVIEDGAFIGSDSILVAPVTVGRGAYTAAGSTVTRDVPADALAVGRAHQTTVEGWAARRRQKLAQEKAAKGEKE, from the coding sequence ATGTCTGAGGTTTTCGGGGTTTTAATCCTCGCCGCCGGGAAGGGCACCCGCATGAAATCGGACCTGCCCAAGGTCCTCCACCCCGTCCGGGAGGTCCCCATGCTGGGGTGGGTCCTGGACACCGCCGATTCCCTCGGCCCCGCCTGGACGATCACCGTCATCGGCGCCGGGGCCGAGAAGGTCCAGGATCGGTTCCGCAACCGCGGCCGCTTCGTTCTCCAGGAACCCCAGCTCGGGTCGGGCCACGCGGTGATGCAGGCCGTTCCGCTTCTGGAGGGCGAGGCGGGCGACGTGCTGGTGCTCATGGGCGACGTCCCCCTCCTGCGGCGGCAGACCCTCGAGGCCCTGCTCTCCGAGCACCGGGCGTCCGGGGCGGCTTGCACCGTCCTGACCGCCGTGCCTCCCGAGCCCGGCGCCTACGGCCGGGTGATCCGGGACGACTACGGAAACGTCCGGGCCATCCGGGAAGCCCGGGACGCCAACGAGGCCGAGCGGTCGGTCCGCGAGATCAACACCGGCATCTACGCCTTCGCCGTCACCCCCCTGTGCCGTCACATCCGGCAGCTCAAGGCCGACAATGCCCAGGGTGAGTACTACCTCACGGACCTGGTGGAGATCTTCCACGCCGTGGGCCTGAAGGTCCGGGCCTTCCAGGTCGGCGACCACCGGGAGGTGGCGGGGATCAATCACCGGGGCGACCTGGCCGACGCCGAGCGCGAGCTGGGCCGCCGGATCAACCGGGAGTGGATGCTGGCCGGCGTCACGATGCTCGACCCCGAGCGCACCGACATCGGCCCCGCCGTCCGCCTGGAGCCCGAGGTGGTCCTCCACCCCGGCGTCACGCTCCGGGGCGCCACCACCGTAGCCCGCGGCTGCGAGATCCTCCCCGGGTCTTGGCTGGAGAACACCGTGCTGGAGGCGGACGTCCGGGTGGAGTTCTCGGTCGTCCGGGACTCCGTGATCCGGGCCCGGACCACGGTGGGCCCCTTCGCCCACCTCCGGGGCGGCGCCGTCATCGGGCCTTCCAACCGGATCGGCAACTTCGTGGAGATCAAGAAAACCACCACGGGCGCGGGCACCAAGGCGTCCCACCTGACCTACCTGGGCGACGCCACCGTCGGGGCGGAGGTGAACGTGGGGGCGGGGACCATCACCTGCAACTACGACGGGGTCCGCAAGAACCCCACCGTCATCGAGGATGGGGCTTTCATCGGCAGCGACAGCATCCTCGTGGCCCCCGTGACGGTGGGCCGGGGCGCCTACACCGCCGCCGGGTCCACCGTCACCCGCGACGTGCCCGCCGATGCCCTGGCCGTCGGCCGCGCCCACCAGACCACCGTCGAAGGGTGGGCGGCGAGGCGGCGGCAGAAACTGGCCCAGGAGAAGGCTGCGAAGGGAGAGAAGGAGTGA
- a CDS encoding bifunctional oligoribonuclease/PAP phosphatase NrnA, whose protein sequence is MTSILIPTLFREELDLFHAAAARANAILITATEREDGDSVASELAVRHILELSFPAAGKTIHIVNEQACPDRYRFLHGADGILPLDAVAGNRYDLGVVVDCGADRSGSVRPLFLSCPFKVKIDHHSFGNSGQYDVSISTSAVASTTEILFQFVTHPRWAVPLDPLLAELIYVGILCDTGAFRYDLTRPSTHAIASRLIETGFDFPRTAERVHLERSFPMKKLLGRVLDTLAVAPHGRYLHAVITREMMAGTGSSREDAGDIIDEICFVRGVEVSVLFVEQDDGSVRVSLRSKGDFNVGDFARRIIDTGGGHPRAAGCSFDGPLPEVKRHVFDLLDRELAQG, encoded by the coding sequence GTGACGTCCATCCTTATCCCCACGCTGTTCCGGGAGGAACTGGATCTCTTTCACGCCGCTGCCGCCCGGGCGAATGCGATCCTGATCACCGCCACCGAGCGGGAGGACGGTGACTCGGTGGCCTCCGAGCTGGCCGTCAGGCACATCCTCGAGCTAAGCTTCCCGGCCGCCGGGAAGACCATCCACATCGTCAACGAGCAGGCATGCCCCGACCGCTATCGCTTCCTCCACGGGGCGGACGGGATCTTGCCCCTGGACGCCGTGGCGGGAAACCGCTACGACCTCGGGGTGGTGGTGGACTGCGGGGCGGACCGTTCCGGCTCGGTCCGGCCGCTGTTTCTCTCCTGCCCGTTCAAGGTGAAGATCGACCACCACTCCTTCGGCAACTCCGGGCAGTACGACGTGTCCATCAGCACCAGCGCCGTGGCGTCCACCACCGAGATCCTGTTCCAGTTCGTGACGCACCCCCGGTGGGCCGTGCCGCTCGACCCGCTCCTCGCCGAGCTGATCTACGTCGGCATCCTGTGCGACACGGGCGCCTTCCGCTACGATCTCACCCGGCCCTCGACCCACGCCATCGCCTCGCGGCTCATCGAGACGGGGTTCGACTTTCCCCGGACCGCCGAGCGAGTGCACCTGGAGCGCAGCTTTCCCATGAAAAAGCTCCTGGGGCGCGTGCTGGACACCCTCGCGGTCGCCCCGCACGGCCGGTACCTCCACGCCGTCATCACCCGGGAGATGATGGCCGGGACCGGGTCCTCCCGCGAGGACGCCGGCGACATCATCGACGAGATCTGCTTCGTCCGCGGGGTGGAGGTCTCCGTCCTCTTCGTCGAGCAGGACGACGGCTCGGTGCGGGTCTCCCTCCGCTCCAAGGGCGACTTCAACGTGGGCGATTTCGCCCGGCGCATCATCGACACGGGCGGCGGGCACCCCCGCGCCGCCGGGTGCTCCTTCGACGGCCCCCTGCCCGAGGTGAAGCGGCATGTCTTCGACCTCCTCGACCGGGAACTGGCGCAGGGGTGA
- a CDS encoding ABC transporter permease, which translates to MTGTPRTGPKSRPRVRRRDLLTVACRNLAENRLRSFLTLLGLSIGVMSLITVMTVIQAANDYVATRIANLGTNVFQVTKLEDISKGIDAFVRSMRRKDITWDHFLALRARVGSARRIGAQVGAGASLRSGENAVDECQVDGATANMVDIGIREVADGRWFSEEEQRYSRRVCVIGDEIRTKLFPGVDPLGKELKINHVPYTVLGVCKPLGNIFGMSQDNFAVVPVTAWFKQFGSRRSLEVFVQADDPPRFEKAMDEARIVLRAARGRRYAMEDDFTFLTSDTTIDLFHTITDNFFLVFLMLTAVAALVGGIVIMNIMLVSVTERTVEIGIRRAMGASRKDILLQFLTESVTLCMAGGALGVGSGFLAATALGRAAGMETSVRLWVAVFGVALSSAIGMFFGLYPAWKAAVMDPVEALRHEH; encoded by the coding sequence ATGACAGGCACTCCCCGAACGGGCCCGAAAAGCCGCCCGCGCGTCCGCCGGCGCGACCTGCTCACCGTCGCCTGCCGCAACCTCGCCGAGAACCGCCTGCGCTCCTTCCTGACCCTCCTCGGGCTGAGCATCGGGGTCATGTCCCTCATCACCGTCATGACCGTCATCCAGGCGGCCAACGACTACGTCGCCACCCGGATCGCCAACCTGGGCACCAACGTCTTCCAGGTCACCAAGCTCGAGGACATCTCCAAGGGAATCGACGCCTTCGTCCGCTCCATGCGCCGCAAGGACATCACCTGGGACCACTTCCTGGCCCTCCGGGCGCGGGTGGGGAGCGCCCGGCGGATCGGGGCCCAGGTCGGCGCCGGCGCCTCGCTCCGGAGCGGGGAGAACGCCGTGGACGAGTGCCAGGTGGACGGCGCCACCGCCAACATGGTGGACATCGGGATCCGCGAGGTGGCCGACGGCCGGTGGTTTTCCGAGGAGGAGCAGCGCTACTCCCGGCGGGTCTGCGTCATCGGCGACGAGATCCGGACCAAGCTCTTCCCCGGCGTGGACCCCCTGGGGAAGGAACTCAAGATCAACCACGTCCCCTACACGGTTCTGGGCGTCTGCAAACCCCTGGGGAACATCTTCGGGATGAGCCAGGACAACTTCGCCGTTGTCCCCGTCACCGCCTGGTTCAAGCAGTTCGGGAGCCGGCGGAGCCTGGAGGTCTTCGTCCAGGCGGACGACCCCCCGCGCTTCGAAAAAGCCATGGACGAGGCCCGCATCGTCCTCCGGGCGGCACGGGGCCGCCGCTACGCCATGGAGGACGACTTCACCTTCCTCACCTCCGACACCACCATCGACCTCTTCCACACCATCACCGACAACTTCTTCCTCGTCTTCCTGATGCTGACCGCCGTGGCGGCGCTGGTGGGCGGCATCGTCATCATGAACATCATGCTGGTCTCGGTCACCGAGCGCACCGTGGAGATCGGGATCCGGCGCGCCATGGGTGCCTCGCGCAAGGACATCCTCCTGCAGTTCCTCACCGAGTCCGTCACCCTCTGCATGGCGGGGGGCGCCCTCGGCGTCGGGTCCGGGTTCCTGGCCGCAACCGCCCTCGGCCGGGCGGCGGGGATGGAAACCTCGGTCCGCCTCTGGGTGGCGGTCTTCGGCGTCGCCCTCTCCAGCGCCATCGGGATGTTCTTCGGCCTCTACCCCGCCTGGAAGGCGGCGGTCATGGACCCGGTGGAAGCCCTCCGGCATGAGCATTGA
- a CDS encoding tetratricopeptide repeat protein, giving the protein MNTNPPRDDRPPPTRGMPARCRPAGLIILLLAGFCPGEPPSSSSPPSGTPAEALAAGKDLAAKGRFAEARAAYERALEMARKASDRAAEGQALVGLGNALLDSGDPSAGDSTLRQALDVFTARGDLPGRALALQGLGDASLAANDLAAALERYEKALALQRETGDRHAQAETLYRLSATQYRADRFQAAIELSEAALPLFREAGDARGEADALAGIGSACCGLGQPSRALECYEKVLALQRTFGDRQGEAVTLNNLAGILDDLGEKTRALACCEQSLALRRQVCDVRGEAITLSRMGSLYDDLGQKARALECYENALPLRREAKDRRGEAYTLNNIGLVYADLGQKDRAVEFYEKALPILREVGDRRTEAVTLQNLGVVYDDLGRKARAVEYFEKALPLLRAIPDRRNEAVTVHNLGQVYQSLGQLAKAIDLYEKALAVAREQKDPRGEGIALLNIGAALQRIGENARAMEHFERALPLLRNVGDRRSEAAVLGGIGTIRFILGDGDPALECFDRAIELKRAVGDRNGEGLMLNNLGAACFKLGRRDRAEACFRRSLPILREVGDRTSQAATLSFLMKVAEDRGFRYLAVLLGKQSIRLCQEVRGDLRRLGPEIRRSYLETVQSAYRNLASSLLRLKRPAEAHQVLSLLKEQEYFDFTQGADFAGGAVLTADFTPLEQRMDRRLQEALGEAARVGGDLTVLQFRQRRTSGEETRLAELAAAYENTRKAWERGLDATGAEMETEGPREAPLVPSSVRELWKDLHALGRGTAVVYTLLAPDRAWLVGLTPGDLRFWEVELPVESLKSTLEAFHRRLQSPGSDPRPTGKKLYDALVAPLKSWRQEKKVHRILWSLDGVLRYVPPGALWSGTHYLVEELPVSVFTPAARLRANPSHGPRQALAAGVSKAIGDFPALEGVPAELRCVVRQENGPDGALPGRVLLDGDFTEARLREGLGTGCSVLHLASHFQFSPEGERESFLLLGDGTRLSLEAMRAGEPLFRGLDLLTLSACQTGVGGMGAMGDEVEGFGVMAQRQGARSVIATLWPVTDDSTRALMQRFYRAWARRGAARSDALREAQLALLRGKATVHLPGSGRGDAPDEGSKVGSRRFVPPKSAPCAHPYYWASFILMGNWK; this is encoded by the coding sequence ATGAACACGAACCCGCCCCGAGACGACCGGCCGCCGCCAACCCGCGGGATGCCGGCCCGCTGCCGGCCCGCCGGTCTGATCATCCTCCTGTTGGCGGGTTTTTGCCCGGGTGAGCCGCCTTCCAGTTCGTCCCCGCCGTCCGGCACCCCCGCGGAAGCCCTGGCGGCCGGGAAGGACCTCGCCGCAAAGGGCCGGTTCGCGGAGGCCCGGGCTGCGTACGAGCGGGCCCTGGAAATGGCCCGGAAGGCATCCGACCGGGCCGCGGAGGGGCAGGCGCTCGTGGGGCTCGGGAACGCCCTCCTGGATTCCGGCGACCCCTCGGCCGGCGATTCCACCCTGCGGCAGGCACTGGATGTCTTCACCGCCCGGGGCGATCTCCCGGGGCGGGCCCTGGCCCTCCAGGGGCTCGGAGACGCGTCCCTGGCCGCGAACGACCTCGCTGCCGCGCTGGAGCGATACGAAAAGGCGCTCGCCCTCCAGCGCGAAACCGGGGACCGGCACGCCCAGGCCGAGACCCTGTACCGCCTGAGCGCCACCCAATACCGGGCCGATCGGTTCCAGGCCGCCATCGAACTCAGCGAGGCCGCCCTTCCCCTGTTCCGCGAGGCGGGGGACGCCCGCGGCGAGGCGGATGCCCTGGCGGGAATCGGCTCGGCCTGCTGCGGCCTCGGACAACCGAGCCGGGCGCTGGAGTGCTACGAGAAAGTCCTCGCCCTGCAGCGCACGTTCGGCGACCGGCAGGGCGAGGCCGTCACGCTCAACAACCTCGCCGGCATTCTGGACGACCTTGGCGAAAAGACCCGGGCGCTGGCCTGTTGCGAACAATCCCTCGCCCTCCGGCGCCAGGTGTGCGACGTCCGGGGCGAGGCCATCACCCTGAGCCGGATGGGGTCGCTCTACGACGATCTCGGCCAGAAGGCCCGGGCACTGGAGTGCTACGAAAATGCCCTCCCCCTCCGCCGGGAAGCGAAGGACCGGCGGGGAGAAGCTTACACCCTGAACAACATCGGCCTGGTCTACGCCGACCTGGGGCAGAAAGACCGCGCCGTGGAGTTCTACGAGAAAGCGCTCCCCATCCTCAGGGAAGTGGGGGACCGGCGGACCGAGGCCGTGACGCTTCAGAACCTGGGCGTGGTCTACGACGACCTCGGCCGGAAGGCCCGGGCGGTGGAGTACTTCGAGAAGGCCCTCCCCCTGCTGCGCGCGATCCCCGACCGGCGCAACGAGGCGGTGACGGTGCACAACCTCGGCCAGGTGTACCAGAGCCTCGGCCAGCTGGCGAAGGCGATCGATCTCTACGAGAAGGCCCTGGCCGTCGCCCGTGAGCAGAAGGACCCGCGGGGCGAGGGCATCGCCCTGCTCAACATCGGGGCGGCCCTCCAGAGAATCGGGGAGAACGCCCGAGCGATGGAGCACTTCGAGCGGGCCCTTCCCCTTCTCCGGAACGTCGGCGACCGGCGCAGCGAGGCGGCTGTCCTGGGCGGCATCGGCACCATCCGCTTCATCCTCGGCGACGGGGACCCGGCGCTGGAGTGCTTCGACCGGGCCATCGAGCTCAAACGGGCGGTGGGGGACCGCAACGGGGAAGGATTGATGTTGAACAACCTCGGCGCCGCCTGCTTCAAGCTGGGCCGGCGTGACCGGGCCGAGGCGTGCTTTCGCCGGAGCCTGCCGATCCTTCGGGAGGTTGGTGACCGGACGAGCCAGGCCGCCACGCTCAGTTTCCTGATGAAGGTGGCCGAGGACCGGGGTTTCCGTTACCTCGCGGTTTTACTGGGCAAACAGTCGATCCGCCTGTGCCAGGAAGTCCGGGGGGACCTCCGGCGGCTGGGCCCGGAAATCCGCCGGTCCTACCTCGAGACCGTCCAGTCCGCCTACCGCAACCTCGCCTCCAGCCTGCTGCGTCTGAAGCGGCCCGCCGAGGCCCACCAAGTCCTGTCCCTCCTGAAGGAACAGGAGTATTTCGATTTCACCCAGGGGGCGGATTTCGCGGGTGGAGCCGTTCTCACCGCCGATTTCACACCGCTGGAGCAGAGGATGGACCGACGGCTCCAGGAGGCCCTCGGGGAGGCAGCCCGGGTCGGGGGCGACCTCACGGTCCTTCAGTTTCGCCAGCGGCGAACATCGGGGGAGGAAACCCGCCTGGCCGAACTCGCCGCCGCTTATGAAAATACCCGGAAAGCCTGGGAAAGGGGCCTGGACGCCACCGGGGCCGAGATGGAGACGGAGGGGCCCCGGGAAGCCCCCTTGGTCCCGTCCTCCGTGAGGGAACTCTGGAAGGATCTGCACGCACTGGGACGGGGCACGGCCGTGGTGTACACCCTCCTGGCCCCGGACCGGGCCTGGCTCGTGGGGCTGACCCCCGGCGACCTCCGGTTCTGGGAGGTGGAGCTTCCCGTTGAAAGCCTGAAGTCCACCCTCGAAGCGTTTCACCGCCGGCTCCAGTCTCCGGGCTCGGACCCCCGCCCCACCGGGAAGAAACTCTACGACGCCCTGGTGGCGCCCCTGAAAAGCTGGCGGCAGGAGAAAAAGGTTCACCGGATTCTCTGGTCACTGGACGGGGTCCTCCGCTACGTTCCCCCCGGCGCGCTCTGGAGCGGGACGCACTACCTGGTGGAGGAGTTGCCTGTCTCCGTCTTCACGCCCGCCGCCCGGCTCCGTGCGAACCCTTCCCACGGGCCCCGGCAGGCCCTGGCGGCGGGGGTCTCGAAGGCGATCGGGGATTTCCCGGCCCTGGAAGGGGTACCGGCCGAGTTGCGTTGCGTGGTCCGGCAGGAGAACGGCCCGGACGGCGCCCTCCCCGGCCGGGTACTCCTGGACGGCGACTTCACCGAGGCGAGGCTTCGGGAGGGCCTGGGGACCGGATGCTCCGTGCTTCACCTGGCCAGTCACTTCCAGTTCAGCCCCGAGGGCGAGCGGGAATCCTTTCTGTTGCTGGGGGACGGCACCCGTCTTAGCCTGGAGGCCATGCGAGCGGGAGAGCCGCTGTTCCGGGGCCTGGACCTGCTGACGCTCTCCGCCTGCCAGACGGGCGTGGGAGGAATGGGGGCCATGGGGGACGAGGTCGAGGGGTTCGGCGTCATGGCGCAGCGGCAGGGGGCCCGGTCCGTGATCGCCACGCTCTGGCCCGTGACCGACGACAGCACCCGCGCCCTGATGCAGCGTTTCTACCGGGCCTGGGCCCGGCGGGGCGCCGCCCGCTCCGACGCGCTCCGGGAAGCCCAACTGGCCCTGCTCCGGGGGAAAGCCACGGTCCATCTCCCCGGGAGCGGGCGCGGGGACGCACCGGACGAGGGGAGCAAGGTCGGTTCCCGCCGCTTCGTGCCCCCGAAAAGCGCCCCCTGCGCCCACCCGTACTACTGGGCGTCCTTCATCCTGATGGGGAACTGGAAGTGA